Proteins encoded in a region of the Triplophysa rosa linkage group LG6, Trosa_1v2, whole genome shotgun sequence genome:
- the cps1 gene encoding LOW QUALITY PROTEIN: uncharacterized protein cps1 (The sequence of the model RefSeq protein was modified relative to this genomic sequence to represent the inferred CDS: inserted 2 bases in 1 codon; substituted 2 bases at 2 genomic stop codons) codes for GDFIVAAPSQTLSSEEXHMLRETAXNLGIMKECNIQYALHLSSXEYYIIVISAHFSRSSALALKVTFGYIVTKIPRWDLVPFHRMSRKIGSALKSVGGVRELPWRLNTGTD; via the exons GGTGACTTCATTGTGGCCGCGCCCAGCCAAACTCTGTCCAGTGAAGAGTAGCACATGCTGAGGGAGACGGC CAATCTAGGTATTATGAAAGAGTGCAATATCCAGTACGCCCTGCACCTGTCCTCTTGAGAGTACTATATCATTGTGATAAGTGCACACTTCTCCAGAAGCTCAGCATTGGCGCTGAAAGTCACA TTTGGATACATTGTCACCAAAATACCTCGCTGGGACTTGGTCCCCTTCCACAGAATGTCTCGGAAGATCGGCAGTGCCCTGAAGAGCGTTGGAGGGGTGCGGGAGTTGCCATGGCGACTGAACACTGGCACAGATTAA